AAGCAGAAGAGTGGACGCAAAAGCATAATTACGTACCATATTATCTATATCGTCAAAAGAATATTTTAGGTAATTTAGAGAACGTTGGTTATGCAATGCCGACGCAAGAAAGTATTTACAACATTGTCATTATGGAAGAAGTACAATCAATTATCGGACTTGGTTGTGGTGCATCAAGTAAATTTGTTCATCCGAAAACGGGAGCAATTACGCACTTCGCAAATCCGAAAGATCCAAAATCATATAACGATGGCTTCGTAAAATATACAGAAGACAAACTGAAAATTTTAGAAGAGCTATTTGTATAAGAAAAAAGAGGTTGTTCCAATTTGGAAGAGCCTCTTTTTTATCCCGCTTTAATGGGCAGTAAGACCCCCACCTCAAAATTCAGCGAAAGCAAAGAATTTAGATGGGGGTCGGGCTGCCCATTAAAGTCCGATTGGTGAGGGCTGATAATCAGTGGGGGATGAAAAAAACCTCCACTGATTAAAGTTTTACTTTATTTTGTCAGTTTTTGTCTGTAAATTGATATATTCGAAAAACTGCCGATATAATTCCACTTACCGCTAAGCGGAACTGTTTGTAAAACTATGTCGATAATAATCAGAAAAATTAGTCAAATCATTAAAGGACAATGTCTACTTATGGACGAAATGATAGATTTATGAAAGAGAAAAGGGGGAAATTGTTGGCATGTACATGACGATAGGGAGAATATTTGATTTAGCTGTTGGTAAGTATCCGAATAAAGAGGCCTTAGTAGAGCCGGAAAAAAATATTCGCTGGACGTATAAACAGTGGGATGAGCAAATAAATAAAACGGCGCAAGCTCTTTTGAAAGAAGGGGTAAGAAAGGGAGATACTGTATCTGTTTACTTATATAATTGCCGTGAATTTGTAAACGTTTACTTAGCCTGCGCGAAAATAGGGGCAATCTTTAACCCGATTAATTTCCGCTTAAAAGCAAAAGAAGTATCGTATATTCTCCAGGATGCAGCCTCGAAAGTAGTAGTCTTTGAAAAAGCAGTTGAATCAACTGTCGCTATCATTGAACGAGATTTTCAAAATTCGTCTTTTTGGTATGTAGAAGACGATACACCTTCCTATGCTAGTTCTTACCATGAAAAAGTGAATGCAGCATCTTCTGATAAAGTAGATATCGAAATTGATGAAATGGATTATTGTTCTATGCTGTATACGAGCGGTACGACAGGTCATCCGAAAGGCGTACTACATCGCCATCGTGAAATGGCTGAGCATAGTATGATTTGTACGTATTTCTTAAAATATAATAGAGATAGTGCCGGGCTTGTAGTGGCGCCTTTATATCATTGCGGCGAGTTAAATGCTGGAATCATTCCGCGCATTCAAGTTGGTGGAAAGAATGTTATTTTACATCACTTTGATACGGATAGAGTCTTACATACGATTCAAGAAGAGAAGATTACGACATTTTTTGCAGCACCGACGATGTGGAATATGTTACTGCAAAAAGATTTAACGCAGTACGATTTAACATCGATGAAGATTGGTATATATGGAGGAGCGGCGATGGCTCCAGCATTAGTGAAGGAATGTAAAGAACGTCTTTATATTGATCTTGTACAAATTTACGGAATGACAGAAATGGGACCAGTTGTTGCGTTTCTCGTAGAAGAAGATCAAATTACGAAAGCAGGTTCAGCGGGAACACCGTGCTTTAGTCATGAAATCCGCATTGTAAAACCAAACGATGATGCACCAGCAGAACCAGATGATGTATTACCTCCTTATGAAGTAGGGGAGATTATTTTACGCGGCCCAACTATGATGGCTGGTTATCATAACCGAGAAGAAGCAAATGCAAAATCGATGTATAAAGGATGGTATCACTCTGGTGATTTAGGTTACTTCGATAAAGATGGCTATTTATTCGTCGCAGATCGTGTGGATGATATGGTAATTAGTGGCGGCGTTAATATTTATCCACGTGAAATTGAAGATTTCCTTCATAGTCATCCTGGTATATTAGATGTTGCGGTGCTTGGAGAGCCAGATGAATTATGGGGAGAACGTGTTGTGGCTGTTGTTGTAAAGAAAGATGAAGCGATTACAGAAAATGATTTAGAAATATATTGTAAAGAAAGTGATGAATTAGCGGATTATAAACGTCCACGTCATTATTTATTTGTGGATGAACTTCCTCGTAATGCGAGTGGAAAATTACAAAAGTTTGTCCTGAGAGAGTCTTTGAAAGGTGCGAAAAAATAGAAAGTGTGGGACGCACTATACCTATGTGATTTTCACCTGTTTTTAAATAGACGAAGCAATATCTTTGCTCTTTTGTAGAGGTGGAGAATTAAGTGAAGATCAATCAATCTTCACTTAATTCTCGTTTCTTTGTAAAGAAGAGTAATTCGTGCATTTGAAACAATGTGAAAGAACTAAAGTGATGTAATGTACAAAAAAAGACACCCTAAGGTGCCTCTTTCCGACTTGAACCATTTTCATTTCATACGAATCTATCCGTATTACCCCTGTGTTATAAGTGGTAAACACATACTATAAAACAGAATCGTCTATATACACTAATTGTTAGTTTAAAAAATACAAGAGATTTAAACTTAGTATTGGAGTAACGCCACATCCCCTATAATGATTGATATGTTACGCCTTTTAAAAGAATCTGCTTTATAGAACGTGTCCACAAGTTATATTTTACTACATGTAATATTCATTTAGTTTATTTTTTGTGAATATGTATAATTACATAAACTTCATAAAAAAAGGGAGTATACTTTGTTATTTTGTAATAAAGGTAAAGCCCGCCTATAAAAAATAGGGGGCTTTTCTTATTTTTTATAAATATTTATTCCAATTATATTATCAGATGAATCTAAACGAACATACACGTCATCTGACAAAAGGTGGGCATTATATATTCTTTGTTTATATGTTGATATCTCGAAGCGTTTTCCATTTGATTCACATTCCAGAATAATCATATCTCCATGTTCTTTCCAATTTACTAATCTAGCAGTTGTATTCATTTTTAATCCTCCTCTAAATCATTTTATGAAAATGAATAGAGATAGTGTGAGGAAGGAGTTTATATAGTCAAAAAGAAAGGTGAAGATATTGAAGAGATGGTAACATAGTAACTTTTCAAAAAACAAAATATTTAATTATATTAATATAACAGAAGGGAGGAATAGCCATGCAATTAGTTTGTTTTAAAATAGTAAGTGGTCAATACTTCTTATTTGTAGAAGGTATTCAAATTCCTGTACCAATTCCAATTTGTTCTTAATGTAAGAACTTTCAGCAGTTCTACTTTTTGATTGAAAAACCCTCAAGCATATGAATACTTGAGGGTTTTTTATTGTTATAAAAATCGTTGAATGAAATGGGGTTCGCAACATTGTTTGATGGTCATGTTGGGATGCCCACTTTCTACTTTTATTTACGTGAAAATCCTTCTTCATCAAGGTATTCCGCAGCTTCTGGATAAGAGTTGAATGTACCGTCTAAGTTTACACCAGCGTACACGTTCCACATATCGTCCTCTGAGATAAGAGTAAGGATATGGCCGTCTTCGTTCTGCCATTCTTCTTCTTTCGCAGGTTCTGCAGGAATTACTACTTCTTCTTGTGAAAGTAATTCAATTGATTGCTCGATTACTGAGCGTAATTCATCTGCTGAAAATTCGCGGATGTTAACCATACCTTTATCATCCGTTTTGTAACCTTTAATACCACTTGCATATACAAATCCGTTTCCGTTTGGATGTAAGTGATAAACAACGTTCTTTTTATCTAAACGACTTTCTTCAAAGTGGAAGTTCACGCGTTTTAATGATACGTTCTTTCTTTCTAATTCAGGGAAAGATTCAATGATCGATAATTTTTCTTCAAAAGTTAGCATAGTGCCTCCAAATATATAATAAAAGATTTAATTTGTTCATTATAACATAGTTATAATAGTTTCCAAAGATGCAGCGGAAGCTTACAATTGAATGCGTTTACGTCACGATACTGTAAAAAGTGGACTAACGAATATATTCTTTTAGGTGTACAATGGAACGTGGACTTAATGTGAAGGTGGTTATTATATGTTTCAAAGAATAGCAAAGGAATGTTTAGCAGGTTTTACTGTTGCGATTGTTGCGTTGCCACTTGCCATTGCATTTGGTATTGCTGCAACGGGAACGTCTGAGGGAGCACTAGTCGGATTGTATGGTGCGATTTTTGCAGGGTTATTTGCGGCGTTATTTGGTGGTACACCTGGGCAGGTTACGGGGCCAACTGGGCCGATTACTGTTATCGCAACAGGGGTTATTGCGACGCACGGATTAGAGGCGAGTTTTATAGCATTTATGATGGCGGGACTGTTTCAAATTTTATTCGGTGTATGTAAGCTTGGCTCTTACGTTCGATATATTCCGTATTCTGTCGTTTCAGGATTTATGAACGGTATCGCATTAATTATTATTTTAGGTGAAATGAAACATGTGCAAAATAGTTTTCTACTCGTCGTATTAACGATTATTGTAATGATTGTTTCTGGAAAATGGATTAAGGCCATTCCATCTAGTTTAGTTGCATTAGTAGGTGTGACAGCTATGCTTCCTTTAATTTCTTCGGCTTTAGAAGGACTTACAGTGAAGTTACCGTTTATCGGAAACTTGTCATTAAATAAGGTGGTTGAGAAGATTGGAACGATTCCAGAAGCAATGCCGACGCTTCATATTCCACCTTTAAGTGGAACAGGCATCGCAGAACTTATTTTACCAGCGCTTAGTATTGCTTTATTAGGATCGATTGACTCGTTGTTAACATCGGTTGTAATGGATAATGTGACGGGGACACGTCATAAAAGTAATAAAGAACTGGTCGGACAAGGTATCGGTAATATGATGAGCGGATTGTTTGGCGGATTAGCAGGGGCAGGAGCAACTGTACGGTCTATCGTTAATATAAGAAGTGGTGGTAAAACGGCGCTTTCAGCATGTATGCATAGTGTTATATTATTTATTTTCATTATGGGACTTGGGTCAGTCGTGCAATACATTCCACTTGCTGTGTTATCAGGTATTTTAATTTTAACTGGTATTGGCATGTTTGATTGGGAAAGCATGAAGAAAATGCATGTAGCACCAAAAGGCGATGTTATTGTTATGCTCGTAACGATGGTTGTCACAGTGAAGTTTGATTTAATGATTGCTGTTGCGTTCGGTATTATTCTTTCGTTCATTATATACATGGTGAAATGTAAAGAACGTAAAGCTTCTATTGTAAAAGAAAAGGGAGCGACGTATAAAATTAAAGGCCCACTTTCTTTCCTAACAGTGGATCGCATTTTTTATGCTTTACAGGACGTAAAGTCTCCGGTTGTTTTACGTATGAAAGATGTGCGCTATATGGATGTATCAGGAGCTATGGCATTGTTAAATTTTGTTGAGCAGTCGGATAAAGTAGGTGCGAGTGTGACACTAGAACAAGTGCCTGCTCATATTGAAAACACATTAGTAACGATGGCGAGTAATGAGCAGAAAGATAAATTACAGTTTGTAAACGCTGAGGCTATATAAGGAGATACCCTCTTATGAGGGTATTTTTTTGTATATTTAATATCACTATATAGGGATATTTCGGTGTTATTGACATTTATTAATCTTAGCAGTATAGTAACATTCTAGATTAGGAATGTGATATTATAATAACGTATATGAATTTTGAGATTCCTTTTTTTCAGAAGGAAGAGCTTTAAGCTGGAGGGAATAATTGATGTACAAACAGTTACCACACGGAGTGAAAATTGGGATTACACGCTCAATTGTTGTT
This Bacillus paramycoides DNA region includes the following protein-coding sequences:
- a CDS encoding SulP family inorganic anion transporter; translation: MFQRIAKECLAGFTVAIVALPLAIAFGIAATGTSEGALVGLYGAIFAGLFAALFGGTPGQVTGPTGPITVIATGVIATHGLEASFIAFMMAGLFQILFGVCKLGSYVRYIPYSVVSGFMNGIALIIILGEMKHVQNSFLLVVLTIIVMIVSGKWIKAIPSSLVALVGVTAMLPLISSALEGLTVKLPFIGNLSLNKVVEKIGTIPEAMPTLHIPPLSGTGIAELILPALSIALLGSIDSLLTSVVMDNVTGTRHKSNKELVGQGIGNMMSGLFGGLAGAGATVRSIVNIRSGGKTALSACMHSVILFIFIMGLGSVVQYIPLAVLSGILILTGIGMFDWESMKKMHVAPKGDVIVMLVTMVVTVKFDLMIAVAFGIILSFIIYMVKCKERKASIVKEKGATYKIKGPLSFLTVDRIFYALQDVKSPVVLRMKDVRYMDVSGAMALLNFVEQSDKVGASVTLEQVPAHIENTLVTMASNEQKDKLQFVNAEAI
- a CDS encoding fatty acid--CoA ligase, producing the protein MYMTIGRIFDLAVGKYPNKEALVEPEKNIRWTYKQWDEQINKTAQALLKEGVRKGDTVSVYLYNCREFVNVYLACAKIGAIFNPINFRLKAKEVSYILQDAASKVVVFEKAVESTVAIIERDFQNSSFWYVEDDTPSYASSYHEKVNAASSDKVDIEIDEMDYCSMLYTSGTTGHPKGVLHRHREMAEHSMICTYFLKYNRDSAGLVVAPLYHCGELNAGIIPRIQVGGKNVILHHFDTDRVLHTIQEEKITTFFAAPTMWNMLLQKDLTQYDLTSMKIGIYGGAAMAPALVKECKERLYIDLVQIYGMTEMGPVVAFLVEEDQITKAGSAGTPCFSHEIRIVKPNDDAPAEPDDVLPPYEVGEIILRGPTMMAGYHNREEANAKSMYKGWYHSGDLGYFDKDGYLFVADRVDDMVISGGVNIYPREIEDFLHSHPGILDVAVLGEPDELWGERVVAVVVKKDEAITENDLEIYCKESDELADYKRPRHYLFVDELPRNASGKLQKFVLRESLKGAKK